The region TACCGGGTGAACCTCGTTGCCGCTGTGTTGCTGGCGTTACGGCTCCAGCCGGTCCACGTCCCTGGGAAAGAGCGTGGCTTCGCGCACGTTGGCGAGGCCCAGCAACCGGGCTGTGAGGCGTTCCAGCCCGATGGCAAAGCCGCCGTGCGGCGGCATGCCGTGCCGGAAGGCGAGAAGGTAACCCCGGAGCGGCTCCCGGGCCATCCCGCGCTCCTCGAGGGCCCGCAGGTAGTCGGCGTACCTGTGCAGCCGCTGCCCGCCCGTAACGATTTCGAGCCCCCGGAAGAGCAGGTCGAAGCTGTTGGTGTACCCCGGATGCTCCGGGTCGGGATGGGTGTAGAAGGGCCGCTTGGCGAGCGGATACCCCGTCACGAACAGGAAGTCGCTGCCATGCTCGCTCCGTGCCCACAAGCAAAGGTCACGCTCGTCCTGGGGGGAGAGGTCTTGCTCGCCCCGCACGTTACGGCCAAACCGCTCCCGGATGATCTCCTGAGCCTCCCAAAACGCCACCGCGGGGAAGGGCCGGCGCCACACCGGCGCGTCCCAGCCCTCGCGGACGGCGCGGCTTCGGGCAGGAGCCCCGAAACTCTCCAAGGCGGCGACGCCGGCGGCCGCCATGGCCACGACCACCTCTTCCACCACCGCCATGACGTCCCGGTGGTCGGCGATGAACCCCATCTCGGCGTCGAGGCTCGTGTACTGGTTGAGGTGGCGGAGGGTGTTATGGGGCTCCGCCCGGAAGACCGGCCCCACCTCGAACACCCGTTCGA is a window of Bacillota bacterium DNA encoding:
- the aspS gene encoding aspartate--tRNA(Asn) ligase, whose protein sequence is MTRVRSTELAAHVGERVHVAGWLHARRRLGGITFTLLRDGWGICQLVSEGDEPLPGVANESVVSAAGVVAAAPQAPGGVELRDCTFQVIAPAELPPIDLSKRALRAELSTQLDLAALSLRHPSRRLAFGVSAAMVAAFRDTLTRHGFTEIFTPKLIGGASEGGANVFALDYFGRRAYLAQSPQLYKQMMVGVFERVFEVGPVFRAEPHNTLRHLNQYTSLDAEMGFIADHRDVMAVVEEVVVAMAAAGVAALESFGAPARSRAVREGWDAPVWRRPFPAVAFWEAQEIIRERFGRNVRGEQDLSPQDERDLCLWARSEHGSDFLFVTGYPLAKRPFYTHPDPEHPGYTNSFDLLFRGLEIVTGGQRLHRYADYLRALEERGMAREPLRGYLLAFRHGMPPHGGFAIGLERLTARLLGLANVREATLFPRDVDRLEP